ccatcggtgtcggacactacatccacgtcccacaagtgacgcgggtcgacgcccgcgtcacttgtgggacgtggatgtattgtccgacactgacggccacatgtatctcacaccgacgatacttgctatttagggtttcctctaccgctcggtgaccctggacgaccctcgttcccgataagaaaaagaggaagaagaacaaaaaaagagaggagaagaaagaatagaggagtataactcctctattctttcttctcctcttttttttcttcttcctgttctttttttatcctcttcttcctctcatgttcgacccccccctcgtgttgaagttatcggggggtatatcgacccccccacgtgttgaagttatcgggagggggtatatcgaccccaccccatgtgttgaagttatcaggagtttatatcgacacgacatacgtacatgggaaaataatattatcggggagggggtatatatatcgaccccccccctcgtgttgaagttatcgggagtttatatcaacatgacatacgtacatgggaaaataatattatcggggagggggtatatcgacccccccctcgtgttgaagttatcgggagggggtatatcgaccccccccccacgtgtcgaagaaaaaaaagaagaaaaaagaggagaagaagaaagaatagaggaaaagagaaatagaatatatattctatttttctcttcttctcctctattcctttcttcttctcctcttctttttcttcttttttcttcttcttatttatttctcctcgtcttcctctcccctcttcatgtcctttcttcctcttcttatttcctttttcctctcattctttttcttcttcttccttcttaaaaatacatgaagtagtattgcttgtttttttaaaataatgttcaaatagaaatttcagaaaaaagtaaaggtttttcctaattcattgttcatatgaatatgcaaacatttgcatatttacaataatcaatatcaccaaaaatctatgaacagaaaaaaatactatttttctatacatatacatataatcaggaaaaacatatatgaatttgcaaaaaaacagggggagaggggggcggtgctggccctgaccaaagcgagaggcgacggcggcgcggggcggcgacagcgaggcagaggcggggcggcgacggcgtcggggtggcgacatggggcggcgacggcgtaggGGCGCGACGCGGgcagcgacggcgtcggggcggcgcggggaggtgacCGCGACGGCGCGGGGTGGCGCGCAGCGACggagtcggggcggcgcggggtggtgacggcgtctgggcggcgcggaacggcgtcggaggcagggcgaccacggcgatggcgaggcgcagaggggcagcctggcggcgtcgggcggggaagacgaactgaatggaaattttcacaagtgctagttatatagacgaagcattggtcccggttcgtggcaccaaccgggaccaatgccacctttagtcccggttggtgccaccaaccgagaccaaaggcctcttttcagcagcccaaagggcaggaagcggcggcctttggtcccggttggtggcaccaactgggactaaaggggggcattggtcacagtttgtgccacgaaccgtgaccaatgcaccttttagtcctggttggtgccatcaaccgggaccaaaggcctgcgcctgccaaagccgcagtgtggtgggatgtttagtcccacctcgctagctgaggagcgaccgcacctgtttataagcgctgcccCGCCCTCTCCATCGAACTTCTCAGAACTGCAGGCCTTTGGGCCTAATCTCACACCGCTATGcctgtgagcctgctgggccttctgcgggcctgaatcctggcccatgggtgggcttctagtcgtattcaggccgtggtggcccagtaggtggcattttttactatttgtttttttcatttctacttagaactaaatacctatagttttttagtgatttttttcttttaggtcacaaaaattataaactttttgttagtgccattagttttaaaatttgaatagtttaaatttgaattttttaaaatttgtgtgaatcactagtttatgaataactttactataaaaattgatttttgagtcattctttttcctgctatttaatattactgtgttttatcattatactcaatttggtaattttagttagtcataacaaatattataggcattttttcttttttgctatttattttttcatttctacttagaacaaaatacttatagttttttagtgatttcttttttcttttaggtcacaaaaattataaactttctgcattatttattttcttttgttttttgctttattttttaattctttttgcttttagttttagaaaaattataaactttctgttagtgccattagttttcaaatttgaaaacacttttttagttttttgttttctttgttgctttatttattttattttgtttctacttacaacaaaatacttattgttgctatttttattttttcagtttttttgtttgttttctgtattatttattttcttttgttttttgctttatttttaattctttttgcttttaggtcagcaaaattataaactttctgttagtgccattagttttagaaaaattataaactttctgttagtgccattagttttcaaatttgaatagttaaattgaattctttgaaatttgtgtgaatcacaagtttgtgattaactttactaaaaaatgaacatagatgcacctatagagaaaattcgacctaaattcatagttttcaaatgaactctgaaaaagttggcatagcatactcgtgtgttacaaagttggcatggtatcatcataatagttgcgggagaaagtcttcactttttcttcgcttgtgtcatttgcttattgcgccgtaaccatggataatcttcatcgtttatcaggatgcttgggtcagccttgacattgaagggaggaatttcatgaaacttttcataatcttcagacatgtctgtcttgccctccactcccaggatatccctttttcctgaaagaactatgtggcgctttggctcatcgtatgatgtattcgcttccttatcttttctttttctcggtttggtagacatgtccttcacatagataacctgtgccacatcattggctaggacgaacggttcgtcagtgtacccaagatttttcagatccactgttgtcattccgtactgtgggtctacctgtaccccgccgcctgacagattgacccatttgcacttaaacaaagggaccttaaaatcatgtccgtagtcaagttcccatatgtccactatgtaaccataatatgtgtcctttccgctctcggttgctgcatcaaagcggacaccgctgttttggttggtgctcttttgatcttgggcgatcgtgtaaaatgtattcccatttatctcgtatcctttgtaagtcaatacagtcaaagatggtcccctggacaacaagtacagctcatcacaaacagtgttgtcacctctgagacgtgtttccaaccaactgctgaaagtcctgatgtgttcacatgtaatccagtcgtcgcactgctccgggtgtttggagcgcagactgttcttgtgttcatcgacatacggggtcaccaaggtagagttctgtagaactgtgtagtgtgcttgagaccaagaatatccgtccctacatattattgagtcacttccaagagtgccttttccagtcagtctcccctcataccgcgatttagggagacctatcttcttaaggccaggaatgaagtcaacacaaaacccgataacatcctctgtttgatggcccatggagatgcttccttctggcctagcgcggttacggacatatttctttaggactcccatgaacctctcaaaggggaacatattgtgtagaaatacgggccccaggatgacaatctcgtcgactagatgaactaggacgtgcgtcatgatattgaagaaggatggtgggaacaccagctcgaaactgacaagacattgcgccacatcactccttagccttggtacgatttctggatcgatcaccttctgagagattgcattgaggaatgcacatagcttcacaatggctaatcggacgttttccggtagaagccccctcaatgcaaccggaagcagttgcgtcataatcacgtggcagtcatgagactttaggttctgaaactttttctctggcatatttattattccctttatattcgacgagaagccagtcgtgaccttcatactgagcaggcattcaaagaagatttctttctcttctttcgtaagagcgtagctggcaggacctttatactgcttcggaggcatgccgtctttttcgtgcaaacgttgcaggtcctcccgtgcctcaggtgtatcttttgtcttcccatacacgcccaagaagcctagcaggttcacgcaaaggttcttcgtcacgtgcatcacgtcgattgaagagcggacctctaggtctttccagtagggtaggtcccaaaatatagatttcttcttccacatgggtgcgtgtccctcagcgtcattcggaacagctagtccgccgggaccctttccaaagattacgtgtaaatcattgaccatagcaagtacgtgatcaccggtacgcatggcgggcttcttccggtgatctgcctcgcctttgaaatgcttgcctttctttcgacattgatggttggtcggaagaaatcgacgatggcccaggtacacattcttcctgcatttgtccaggtatatactttcagtgtcatctaaacagtgcgtgcatgcgtggtatcctttgtttgtctgtcctgaaaggttactgagagcgggccaatcgttgatggtcacgaacagcaacgcctttaggttaaattcctcctgtctgtgctcatcccacgtacgtacaccgtttccattccacagctgtaaaagttcttcaactaatggccttaggtacacatcaatgtcgttgccgggttgcttagggccttggatgagaactggcatcataatgaacttccgcttcatgcacatccaaggaggaaggttatacatacatagagtcacgggccaggtgctgtgattgctgctctgctccccgaaaggattaatgccatccgcgcttaaagcaaaccatacattccttgggtcctttgcaaactcatcccagtactttctctcgatttttctccactgcgacccgtcagcgggtgctctcaacttcccgtctttcttccggtcctcactgtgccatcgcatcaacttggcatgctcttcgtttctgaacagacgtttcaaccgtggtattataggagcataccacatcaccttcgcaggaaccctcttcctggggggctcgccgtcaacatcaccagggtcatctcgtctgatcttataccgcaatgcaccgcataccgggcatgcgttcagatccttgtatgcaccgcggtagaggatgcagtcattagggcatgcatgtatcttctccacctccaatcctagagggcatacgaccttctttgctgcgtatgtactgtcgggcaattcgttatcctttggaagcttcttcttcaatattttcagtagcttctcaaatcctttgtcagccacaacattctctgccttccactgcagcaattccagtacggtaccgagctttgtgttgccatcttcgcaattggggtacaacccttttttgtgatcctctaacatgcgatcgaacttcagcttctccttttgactttcgcattgcgtccttgcatcgacaatgacccggcggagatcatcatcatcgggcacatcgtctggttcctcttgatcttcagcagcttcacccgttgcagcatcattgggcacatcgtctggttcctcttgatcttcaccagctccccccgttgcagcatcaccgtattcagggggcacatagttgtcatcgtactcttcttcttcgccgtcttccatcataacccctatttctccgtgcctcgtccaaacattatagtgtggcatgaaacccttgtaaagcaggtgggagtgaaggattttccggttagagtaagacctcgtattcccacattcagtgcatggacaacacataaaaccattctgcttgtttgcctcagccgcatcgagaaactcatgcacgcccttaatgtactcggaggtgtgtctgtcaccgtacatccattgccggttcatctgcgtgcattatatataattaagtgtccaaattaatagaagttcatcatcacattaaaaccaaagtacatacatagttctcatctaacaacatatagctctccagagcatctaattaattaaaccatacattgaaactatgtaaaacatttcaatgcgaaaacaaatgcgatcataatcgcaaccaaggtaacaattgatccaacggcataatgataccaagcctcggtatgaatggcatattttctaatctttctaatcttcaagcgcattgcatccatcttgatcttgtgatcatcgacgacatccgcaacatgcaactccaatatcatcttctcctcctcaatttttttattttttccttcaacaaattgttttcttcttcaactaaatttaacctctcgacaatagggtcggttggaatttccgattcacatacatcctacataaataaaatctatgtcacgttggtcggcataattttcataaacaataaatgaaccaatagttataaagataatatatataccacatccgaatcatagacaggacgagggccgacgggggcggataccaaaaccatcgcactatataagatgcaataataaaagtaagaaaataatacaagtatctatgtaaacatacaagtaagaatatttttcctttcagaaagaagataagaacaagaggctcaccacggtggtgccggcgatgagctcggcgcgggtgatcgacggcagtgaagacggggacggggcgtgacaaaccgctaaacctagacaaatattgaggaaaatggagcttggaggtcgagcttggagaggagaaagcttaagtagtgtggctcgggcattccatcgaacaccttgtgtgcataggaggtgagctagagcaccaccaagccctctccccctcggccagaaaaaaatagagcagtgtgctctgctcttacgcgggggggtatatataggcacctcattggtcccggttggtggcatgaaccgggactaaaggggagcctttggtcccggttcaagccaccaaccgggaccaatggtggtgggccaggcgCGAGGCCCactggtcccggtttgtcccaccaaccgggaccaaaaggtccagatgaaccaggaccaatggccaacgtggcccggtcggccccctgggctcacgaaccgggtccaatgcccccattggtcccggttctggactgaaccgggactaatgggctgacccggcctggaccgttgcccccttttctactagtgagcgaCATGGccgacctccaccaccacctcgtCGGCGCCGAGTCCCTCTGCTGCCGCTCTTTTGTACTGTCTTCAACCATTCCCTTATCCCTCAGCCACCGTGTCCCTTGCGACAACAGCCTCAAGCAATGACATGTTGCCTGCAACTTGAATACGATTATAGCTAAAGCTAGTTCAAGATCGAAGACAGCAAAATGAGAAGGTATATTTGTTGCTTCCAGTGTATACACGGGGATGAATATGCACTGATCCAGATCAGTTCAACAGATAGTAGGTTGTACCTCCTGTTTGACATCCAAGCACTTCTTGATGTGCCCacgccagcctgaggaggctgggAGCTCTCCTATTTCCTGCATTATCTGCGCTAGAAGGCTTCTTTAAAACTGAAGCAAGAAGCGTTAAAATAAAATTGCAATACAAACAATTCATTACTAAAAAACGGAATGAATACGACTGCCATCGTCCCTGATAATGAGAAGGTACCAAATAGAAGAGCACTACATCTATATGGCAACACTGAAAAATAGGGACAGAAGCAATGTTAATAAGTGAGAGGCTGTCCCAACTAAATTAGCTATATTTTGTGATCTCCTCTACAGTAGCATGATCAAGTAATATGATCAGTGTGAAGAAAGAAAAATGTTTTTGAATTATGGTGTGGGTCTTAAGAAAATTATGTGAAAAGAATGTAATAAGAACTGTATATATATATGTACTGATGTAAGTTTTCATATTTTAAATATTTTCCTTTCGTGTCAGTTAATCTAGAGAGGATATGTATCCTTTTCTTCTATAGCATTGTCCACGTAGGATTAGGAACATTGCCTCAGATCGAGTCGCCAGTGGGTTGTCCGTTCTGTCGAACAGCCAGACGAGAGACAAAAAGAGAGAAACGGATCGCCCAGCCCCAGCCCCCGTTCCCCATTCCCCAGCCCCTGattcctccccctctccctcttcctcgtcTGCCAATATTGACACAAACTACTACTGTAATACCGGAGAATGATATATGATCATTAGGTGAAATTCATTATCTTCCTGTAGTTTTTTCCTACACTAAACCAGATATCGGCACCAAAAACACAAATCATGACCCCAAGAGGCCATCAAAGAGATGACGACGTGCTAGAATCATACCTTTCATGGGACGAAAAACTCGACGAATAGTTAGATCAGATAGAAAATGACAGCGTCCCATAATAACCAAATAAGTGCATTTCTATCAAAGATATGAACCTTTGGATCTAAGTGTAGTCCAGAGAGATGTCCCTCCTGAAACCGTGGATGCGATGAAGAGGAATGTTTCAGGCATATTGGGTCTGCTTCAGTCTAATCAGTGAGAGGGCGACCCCTGGCCTGGTGTACTGAGAGGGCGAAGGGTGAGTCCATACAAGCCAATCTCCTTACCGTCTGTTTAGTAAGACAACTTGATTACCATATCCGTTGAAAAGGTTTTGAAGCATCAGGGGGATTTTTAATAAGTTTAAGATATATTCTTTTATTTGAGTATCTCTTTGCCGCTGTTGATGGGCTGGCAACGGATGATTTTCAGTAAGAAATTCTAAGCTATTTGGTTTATGCTAATAGATTAGCACACCTGGCGAATGCAGTGGGTTTCTTGGCCGTGCCCGAACTCGTTCTACCTCTTTCCCTCTCCTCCTGACATGTTTCTGGAACTTTGTATTTTCGTTCATTTGCAATGGAAAGGGGTATAGCCCGGTTCGAAAAAGATTAGCGCACCTGTGATTTCTAGCTAAAATGGGCTGGCACCGGGTGTTTTCTAGCTAAGAATTCTAAGTTATTTTGTTTTACAATAGTAGATTTGTTTTTATTCAATGCATTTATTTCAAATAATTAGCAGACCTACAATTTCCAGCGAAAAATGGGCTGGCACTGAATGTATTTCCAGCTAAGAATACCAAGTTTATTTGCTTTTACACTAGTGGATTACTACTTTTTATTTGCTGCATTTATTTCAAAATGATTAGCACAATTATATCACGAATCTTCTATTGGATGCACTGCCAATGTTAGCGTTCCAGAAAAATCAACTGCAATTACGAATTAAAACTTGCTAAATATATGCAAATAGTACTAAGTAGATTGGAGTACTATTCCGTCAATCAGGCCGTTGGATAGCTTTCCGAGGTGGAGTGTTCCCATCCCGACCGTCCAGCCAACACTCCCCTCTGGCGTCTCGCAAAATATTCGGctgtcaaaaaaaaaaaacttcagATTTAGACGAGGCGCCTCTTCGTCCGTTTCCATTCGCTACCAACCCAGACACAAAGCCCCAACCATGCCATCACGGCCACGCGCTCCAGGTTCCGCCGCCGAGATGGGCGCCCAGGAAATCCCTGCCCGGGGCGGCTCCCCTGCCCCTCCCGTCACCACCAAGCACGACGCGTCCGGCACTGGCGAAGCCCAAAGCGGCCCCGTCCGCTCCCCGGCCCCGGAAGGAAGCGACCGCCCGGTGGAGGAGGAGAACTCCCCCGCGGAAATCCCTTGGTACGATAAAATTGAGAACATAGATGAGGACTACCGCCTGTACTTGAGTTGCATACGCATGGTGAATGGCCACCAGATGGTGGTCGTGCCGGAGGGCGGGCTGGACGCGAAGCTGGTTCCACGGAAGAAGGGTGGGGAGGAAGCGGCTTCCCGTGCTACTTCAGGGAAGAACGGCTGCGGCTTTGGGAAGAAGGAGGAAGGGAAGGGGAAGGTGGCGGCGATCGCCACGGGTGGGCCTGCGCTGAAGTCTCCCGTGGGCGATTCCGCTACGCATCCGCAAAAGGTAAAACCGCTTTCGTTTCCCCTCTCAACTGAAAAGTTGCCGCTCGCCTAATGCAGAGCAAGCACATGTTACATATACCTGTGCGAACAGATTCAGAAGGAGAGGAAGAATGGATGGAAAAATGGTGCTAAGAAGATGAAGGTGGCGGAGAAAGAAGAGAACCCGTCGGCAGAGCCGCATCTGGAAACACTCAGCACTGCGTGGGTAAGAATTTCTTATGCTTTTTCAATTGTTTTTTCCCGGCCAGCACTGTTTGTTAGTACTAGAGCTGTGGTTTGTGGTTTATATTTGTGCATGGTTGTGGGTAGACATGCAACATAAGAATCTATAAGTATGTTAGAATAATACGGAGTAGTAATATAGTATGCCTTATACCAATGAGCGTAAATGATGTTGATGCAAACCTACAACATGTATGGAACTAAAAGTACTTAGGACCATGGCGCGTGTATTCATCAGGAATTAATCTGGTGGTTGCTGGTATCAATATAAAAGTACAGACACCTATGGAGTACTTAACATACCTTGTCTCGGTAAGTAGCCGAGTTAGGATTTAAGACTATACTAAAGAAGATATACATTTCAAACTAAAAGAAAGAAAATTTATTTGGCTAAAAAGAATTATTTTTGGAGAAGGGGAAGGGGAATGTGGAGCCGAAGCTGCCTATGGAAACACTGAATACTATGAAGAGGAAAAGGAAATCAAGTGATGTCCAAAATGCTGAGTCTCGCACTGCTTCAGTGAGAATTTTCTATGCCTTTATGTTTTTTCCTAGCCTGCACTATTTGTCAGTAGAGCTTTCGTTTATAATTTTA
The window above is part of the Triticum aestivum cultivar Chinese Spring chromosome 2A, IWGSC CS RefSeq v2.1, whole genome shotgun sequence genome. Proteins encoded here:
- the LOC123185781 gene encoding uncharacterized protein, with translation MPSRPRAPGSAAEMGAQEIPARGGSPAPPVTTKHDASGTGEAQSGPVRSPAPEGSDRPVEEENSPAEIPWYDKIENIDEDYRLYLSCIRMVNGHQMVVVPEGGLDAKLVPRKKGGEEAASRATSGKNGCGFGKKEEGKGKVAAIATGGPALKSPVGDSATHPQKIQKERKNGWKNGAKKMKVAEKEENPSAEPHLETLSTAWGKGNVEPKLPMETLNTVKRKRKSSDVQNAESRTASKGKDKVPTIITGESAPKSRVRDSTTHPQQGQKEKNGGKNGAKMMKVVEEAEGIALKELPMETLNIVKRKRKSSDVQNADSHTASTDNRKPQLRRSARLMLSPPENDHK